In Juglans microcarpa x Juglans regia isolate MS1-56 chromosome 7D, Jm3101_v1.0, whole genome shotgun sequence, the following are encoded in one genomic region:
- the LOC121239914 gene encoding lysine-specific demethylase JMJ30 translates to MSSSTAFTESLDHFETPTLDLEGPTLLQAITEHGGYAYVSMATLAAAGDSRAAEAAREMAWEQLHSGPWHSVLPVWRDAYSMACLHVARLHFSKGELSESLRVLDMGLIMGGMLLRKDLDSAVDKVSAKARDAAAVSEQLAKRKLVRQDELRDAEVLQSLPFKSLSLKFVGRRPALSLEGFLREYFLSGSPVIISDSMAHWPARTKWNDMDYLRRVAGDRTVPVEVGKNYLCPEWKQELITFSQFLARIEANDCSSAAPTYLAQHPLFDQISELRNDICIPDYCFSGGGELRSLNAWFGPAGTVTPLHHDPHHNILAQVVGRKYIRLYHASLSEELYPYTETMLKNSSQVDLDNIDEIRFPKVHDLEFEDCILEEGGGLSTSWMLDMKGSGSTDYIRLSVMIYIADVISFLFCTPLKSSFYIQFESWATSLPVFLL, encoded by the exons ATGTCGTCGTCTACCGCCTTCACGGAGTCTTTGGACCACTTCGAGACCCCAACGCTGGACTTGGAGGGCCCCACGCTCCTCCAGGCCATCACGGAGCACGGCGGTTACGCATACGTCAGCATGGCAACCCTGGCCGCCGCTGGAGACTCACGAGCGGCGGAGGCGGCGCGTGAGATGGCTTGGGAGCAGCTTCACTCGGGTCCATGGCACTCGGTGTTGCCCGTCTGGCGCGACGCCTACTCCATGGCCTGCCTCCACGTGGCCAGACTCCATTTTTCCAAGGGTGAGCTTAGTGAGTCCCTTAGGGTTTTGGACATGGGATTGATCATGGGCGGGATGCTCCTCAGGAAGGACCTCGACTCGGCGGTCGACAAGGTCTCGGCCAAGGCCAGGGACGCAGCTGCGGTTTCAGAGCAACTCGCAAAGCGAAAACTTGTCCGCCAGGACGAGCTCCGTGACGCAGAG GTGCTTCAGTCTTTGCCATTTAAGTCTCTGTCTTTGAAATTTGTGGGAAGGAGACCTGCTCTATCTTTGGAGGGATTTCTGCGTGAATATTTCCTATCAGGTTCTCCGGTCATTATTAGTGACAGTATGGCACATTGGCCAGCAAGGACAAAGTGGAATGACATGGATTACCTAAGAAGGGTTGCTGGAGACCGCACAGTTCCAGTTGAG GTTGGCAAAAACTATTTGTGCCCAGAGTGGAAGCAAGAGCTTATTACATTTTCCCAATTTCTTGCAAGGATTGAAGCAAATGACTGTTCTTCTGCGGCCCCTACATATCTTGCTCAGCATCCTTTGTTTGATCAG ATAAGCGAGCTACGGAATGACATATGTATTCCTGACTACTGTTTTTCCGGGGGTGGGGAGCTGAGGTCTCTCAATGCCTGGTTTGGTCCTGCTGGGACAGTAACACCATTGCACCATGATCCACATCATAATATACTTGCTCAG GTTGTTGGCAGAAAGTATATAAGGCTTTATCATGCTTCATTGTCAGAGGAACTTTACCCATACACTGAAACCATGCTTAAAAACTCAAGCCAG GTTGATCTGGACAATATAGACGAGATACGGTTTCCAAAGGTGCATGACTTAGAATTTGAGGACTGCATTTTAGAGGAAG GAGGAGGGCTATCAACTTCTTGGATGCTAGATATGAAAGGATCTGGATCCACTGATTACATTCGACTGTCTGTTATGATTTACATTGCAGatgtaatttcttttcttttttgtactCCGCTAAAGAGTTCATTTTATATTCAGTTT GAGTCTTGGGCAACCTCATTGCCAGTCTTCCTACTTTGA